GTAGTATTTGCGATCGAGGTATTCATGCTCGATCTTACCTTCAGTTCGCTCGTCCCCCTTTTGATCTCCTCAGTACTCGCCGTGCTGACGAGTTATTTGTTCACTGGCGATGACTACATTATTCCGACTCGCGTCACCGAATCGTTCCAGTTCGGGCACATCCCCTACTACATTCTTTTAGCTGTAGTGAGTACCGTAGTATCGATCTATATAGAGAAGGTTTTTTTTGCGACGCAGTCGCGTTTTGGAAGTATCAAGAATGACTGGACAAAATTGGCCATTGGCGGCTTATTATTGGGTGTGCTGGTTTTCGTATTCCCCAGCTTGTACGGTGAGGGTTTTGATGTGATCAATGGACTTTTGGCCGGACAAGAGGCGTTGCTCTTCAGGGATAGCTTGTTCTATTGGTTCGTTGAGGAAAGTGACGCTATCGCCATCATGCTCTTTTTGGTGATGGCGCTTAAGATCGTCGCAACCTCGGTGACCTGGAATGCCGGAGGTGTTGGAGGGATCTTTTCGCCGACCTTGTTCATGGGAAGCACCATGGGGTATTTGTTTGCTCGAATTGCACGCTCTTTCGGAGCGGAGATCTCGATGGTACATTTTACTCTAGTGGGCATGGCCGGACTCATGGCCGGGGTGCTGCACGCTCCAATGACCGCGATCTTTTTGATCGCCGAACTCACGGGTGGTTATCAGCTCTTTGTACCCTTGATGATCGTCGCGACCTTGAGTTTTACCTTGACCAAGGCCTTCTCACCCCACTCGATCTACACGCAGCAATTGGCTCAGCGAGGTGAACTCTTGACGCACAACAAAGACAAGTTAGTATTGAGTCGGCTGCGAATGGCGAAGGTGCTCGAAACGGATTTCAAAAGTATTAAGCCGAATGATACCCTCGGCCAGCTGGTTAAGGTCGTAGCTCAAAGCCGACGCAATATTTTTCCCGTGTTGAATGACGATGGCGAGCTCTTAGGGGTCTTGCTACTCGACGATATTCGGCACGTGATGTTCGATCGCGAGATGTACGATCAAGTCAAGGTATCGGAGTTGATGCATCAGGCACCGGCGTTCATCGACTACGACGAACCCATGCAAAAGGTCATGGACAAGTTTAAATCGACCGGAGCCTGGAACTTGCCGGTTTTGAACAACGGGCTATACGTAGGCTTTATCAGTAAATCGAAATTGTTCTCCGCCTACCGCCGCCTGTTGGTGCAGTTCTCGGATGAATAGCATCGTGCCGTAGGCACAAAAAATAAAATCTATGTTGATCCTTTTATCCCCGGCAAAGACCCTCGATTACGACACCCCGGTATGGACGGACGTTCGGACGCAGCCCAGGTTGACCGATGAAGCGACCGTACTCGCCGAGCGACTCAAGAAGAAATCGGCCGGACAACTACGTAAGCTCATGAGCTTATCGAAGGATCTGGCAGCACTCAACTACGAGCGTTATCAGGAGTGGCGTTACCCTTTCGATGAAAGCCAAGCGCGACCGGCTCTTTTTGCGTTCAAAGGGGATGTGTACCTCGGACTGGGTTTGCACGATCACTTTGAGGAAGAGGATGTGCTGTATGCACAAGATCATTTGCGCATTTTGAGTGGATTGTACGGGGTGCTGAGGCCTCTAGACGACATGATGCCCTATCGACTTGAAATGGGGACTAAATTGAAGGTCGGGCGCCCCAACAACCTATACGAATACTGGGGAACCAAGATCGCCGAGCTTTTAAATGAAGACCTTTCGGAGCAACAGGGCAAGGTGGTTGTGAATCTGGCTAGTGGAGAATACTGGAAAGCGGTAGATCAAAAAGTGCTCGATGCAGAGGTCATTACTCCGGAGTTCAAAGACTGGAAGAATGGGCAGTTCAAGGTGCTCAGTTTTTTTGCTAAAAAAGCCCGGGGAATGATGGCAAAGTACCTTGTGACCCAACGCATCGATAGTTTCGACGGTCTTCAAAACTTCGAAGAGGAGGGCTATTCGTTTAATCCTGAGCTTAGTGCACCGAATAGGCCGGTGTTTACGAGAAAGCAGTGATTGGTCGATAGGATTTTCTAAATTGGAACATGCTGAGGAAGTTATTTACACTCGCCTTTGCGTTGATGATGGTCGTGTCCTCAACGGGACAAAGCAATCGACAGAAATCGTCGCTAAAGAATTCGAAGCCGATCGATCTACTTGAAAAAGACCGGCTCACGATTGACGATATTGAGTTGTACCAAGAGAATCAAGTTTACTATTATTCAAAGGGTCCACATTACAACATCCGCCTGTGTTTGAGGCTCCTCAGCGTAACGAACGACCCGTTCCACCTTCAGCATATTCACTCCCAGGTCGCCGGATCGTATCGCGATCCGGGCATGTACTCCAAGGCCATTGAGCATCAACTCTATTGTATCAAGTTTGCAATAGAACTCGAAGATGCAATTGCAGAAGGCTATGCACGCATTCAACTCGGAAACCTCTATTTCGACCAGCAAAATTGGGAACGAGCCAAAGAGTTGTACGATAAGGCCATTTCTATTTCAAGAGATATCGAATTCCCGCATATTGAAACGGTCGGACTCAATAATCTGGGAATGATCAAAGCAGCACAAGGAGCCTATCGAGAAGCCTTGGTCTACTATTTCGAAAGTCTGGCCATTCGCAAGCCTACTACGGGTAGCCGGGATGGAATCTCCCATTCATAAGGACATATTGGACAAGTCTACGCCCTTCTTGGCAAGCGCGATTCGGCCTTGTTTTATCTCAACAAGTCTTTGACCAATTATGCGTCGTTGAAATCCGTCTACGGCTCCATGAATACGTACGAGCGTCTCGGTCGCGCGCACCAGCTTTCGGGTGAGTACGAAGGAGCCCTCAGCGCATACAGCGAAGGGCTTCACCTAGCTAGAGAAGAACGGGTATATATGAGAGAGGCGGATTTTTTACTCTCCATTGCCGAAGTTCAGAAGCTTCAGGAAGACTACCACGCCTTCGAAACAACCCTCTTGGCGATACCGGAAGTGGCCAACCGCATCAACTACCAAACTATATTGCCCA
This genomic interval from Flavobacteriales bacterium contains the following:
- a CDS encoding chloride channel protein: MPTGKTSILGRFLIWRVRHIPHRQFIMIASAVVGILSGVAAVTIKTSAHFIEKVVTQGIIRDYYLGAYFVFPALGLLLSFLFIKYIVRNPVSHGIPTVLHTISKKNGIMKRYQMFASLVASSITVGFGGSVGLEGPTVSTGAALGSNFGQLMHLNYRHRILLIGCAAAGTMAAIFKAPIAAVVFAIEVFMLDLTFSSLVPLLISSVLAVLTSYLFTGDDYIIPTRVTESFQFGHIPYYILLAVVSTVVSIYIEKVFFATQSRFGSIKNDWTKLAIGGLLLGVLVFVFPSLYGEGFDVINGLLAGQEALLFRDSLFYWFVEESDAIAIMLFLVMALKIVATSVTWNAGGVGGIFSPTLFMGSTMGYLFARIARSFGAEISMVHFTLVGMAGLMAGVLHAPMTAIFLIAELTGGYQLFVPLMIVATLSFTLTKAFSPHSIYTQQLAQRGELLTHNKDKLVLSRLRMAKVLETDFKSIKPNDTLGQLVKVVAQSRRNIFPVLNDDGELLGVLLLDDIRHVMFDREMYDQVKVSELMHQAPAFIDYDEPMQKVMDKFKSTGAWNLPVLNNGLYVGFISKSKLFSAYRRLLVQFSDE
- the yaaA gene encoding peroxide stress protein YaaA, which codes for MLILLSPAKTLDYDTPVWTDVRTQPRLTDEATVLAERLKKKSAGQLRKLMSLSKDLAALNYERYQEWRYPFDESQARPALFAFKGDVYLGLGLHDHFEEEDVLYAQDHLRILSGLYGVLRPLDDMMPYRLEMGTKLKVGRPNNLYEYWGTKIAELLNEDLSEQQGKVVVNLASGEYWKAVDQKVLDAEVITPEFKDWKNGQFKVLSFFAKKARGMMAKYLVTQRIDSFDGLQNFEEEGYSFNPELSAPNRPVFTRKQ
- a CDS encoding tetratricopeptide repeat protein, translated to MLRKLFTLAFALMMVVSSTGQSNRQKSSLKNSKPIDLLEKDRLTIDDIELYQENQVYYYSKGPHYNIRLCLRLLSVTNDPFHLQHIHSQVAGSYRDPGMYSKAIEHQLYCIKFAIELEDAIAEGYARIQLGNLYFDQQNWERAKELYDKAISISRDIEFPHIETVGLNNLGMIKAAQGAYREALVYYFESLAIRKPTTGSRDGISHS